A genomic segment from Amycolatopsis camponoti encodes:
- a CDS encoding GNAT family N-acetyltransferase yields MSDFEIRTLDPGEHRAASNLFRASLHVPPSDDTDWERAARAFQPGGTIGAFDPDLIGTARSFDAELTVPGGARRAMAGVTGVGVRADRTRRGVLRALMTAQLEDFAGRGVVFANLLASEAPIYGRFGYGLATRYRTYSVDRHRARLHPDAPATGEVRLLELDEALEVLPGVYEGLARRPGAMSRPEVLWRLYEGQARRSPQPVKAVVHHGPDGPDGFATFYVDGLQVHPWTKSLRLVDFFPGTPAAFAGLWRFLLGVDLVDTVVAEARPLDEPIELILADHRRAAVDRIGDEHWIRLVDVPEALAAREYGSAAPVVVEVEDPVLPANSGTYRISADGAGRTDEPAALRLDVTTLAMAYFGTWRPSALAGAGRIEVRDPVALANADVLFATRVASWSGTHY; encoded by the coding sequence ATGAGCGACTTCGAGATCCGGACGCTGGACCCCGGCGAGCACCGTGCGGCGAGCAACCTCTTCCGCGCGAGCTTGCACGTGCCGCCGAGTGACGACACGGACTGGGAGCGCGCGGCCCGCGCGTTCCAGCCCGGCGGGACGATCGGCGCGTTCGACCCGGACCTGATCGGCACGGCCCGTTCGTTCGACGCCGAGCTGACGGTGCCCGGTGGGGCGCGGCGGGCGATGGCGGGTGTCACCGGGGTCGGGGTCCGCGCGGACCGGACGCGCCGGGGTGTGCTGCGGGCGTTGATGACGGCGCAGCTCGAGGACTTCGCCGGGCGCGGGGTCGTGTTCGCGAACCTGCTGGCGTCCGAGGCGCCGATCTACGGCCGGTTCGGCTACGGCCTGGCGACCCGTTACCGCACCTACAGCGTCGACCGGCACCGCGCGCGGTTGCACCCCGACGCGCCGGCGACCGGGGAGGTGCGGCTGCTGGAGCTGGACGAGGCGCTGGAGGTGCTCCCGGGCGTCTACGAGGGCCTGGCGCGCCGTCCCGGGGCGATGTCCCGGCCGGAGGTGCTGTGGCGGTTGTACGAGGGGCAGGCCCGGCGCAGCCCCCAGCCGGTCAAGGCGGTCGTGCACCACGGGCCGGACGGGCCCGACGGCTTCGCCACCTTCTACGTCGACGGCCTGCAGGTGCACCCGTGGACGAAGAGCCTGCGCCTGGTGGACTTCTTCCCGGGTACGCCGGCCGCGTTCGCCGGGCTGTGGCGGTTCCTGCTCGGGGTCGACCTGGTCGACACGGTCGTCGCCGAGGCGCGGCCGCTGGACGAGCCGATCGAGCTGATCCTCGCCGACCACCGCCGGGCCGCGGTCGACCGGATCGGCGACGAGCACTGGATCCGCCTCGTCGACGTCCCGGAGGCGCTGGCGGCGCGGGAGTACGGGAGCGCCGCGCCGGTCGTCGTCGAGGTCGAAGACCCGGTGCTGCCGGCCAACAGCGGTACCTACCGGATCAGCGCGGACGGTGCCGGGCGCACTGACGAGCCCGCGGCGCTGCGCCTCGACGTCACGACACTGGCGATGGCCTACTTCGGCACGTGGCGGCCGTCCGCGCTGGCCGGTGCGGGACGGATCGAGGTTCGTGATCCGGTCGCACTGGCGAACGCCGACGTGCTCTTCGCGACCCGGGTGGCGTCGTGGAGCGGCACGCACTACTGA
- a CDS encoding DUF4333 domain-containing protein, whose product MSTPYGGNDPQQPQYGQQPGGAYPPSGPQEQPQWGQQPPSNDPNQQQWGQPQQPQHPQQWGQQPGGYTPPQQPQWGQQPPPYGQQPGGGYPQSGPQQQPQYGQQPGGAYPQSGPQQQPQYGQQPPQGQYDYGQQQQFPGQGAPEGEQPAKSKKGLLIGIVVLVVVVAVVGILGFVAPGFFKTQVFNNTQMQTDVQKLLTETYKIDGVTGVTCPAEQKVEDGAKFECTATIAGKPQQIAITVKGDGGNYEVSPPATK is encoded by the coding sequence ATGAGCACGCCGTATGGCGGCAACGACCCACAGCAGCCCCAGTACGGGCAGCAGCCGGGCGGCGCGTACCCCCCGAGCGGCCCGCAGGAGCAGCCGCAGTGGGGACAGCAGCCGCCTTCGAACGACCCGAACCAGCAGCAGTGGGGCCAGCCGCAGCAACCGCAGCACCCCCAGCAGTGGGGTCAGCAGCCCGGGGGGTACACGCCGCCGCAGCAGCCGCAGTGGGGTCAGCAGCCGCCGCCCTACGGCCAGCAGCCCGGTGGTGGCTACCCGCAGAGCGGTCCGCAGCAGCAGCCCCAGTACGGCCAGCAGCCGGGCGGGGCGTACCCGCAGAGCGGGCCCCAGCAGCAGCCCCAGTACGGCCAGCAGCCGCCGCAGGGCCAGTACGACTACGGCCAGCAGCAGCAGTTCCCCGGCCAGGGCGCGCCGGAGGGCGAGCAGCCTGCCAAGTCGAAGAAGGGCCTCCTGATCGGCATCGTCGTGCTGGTCGTGGTGGTGGCCGTGGTCGGCATCCTCGGGTTCGTGGCGCCCGGGTTCTTCAAGACCCAGGTCTTCAACAACACCCAGATGCAGACCGACGTCCAGAAGCTGCTCACCGAGACCTACAAGATCGACGGCGTCACCGGCGTCACCTGCCCGGCCGAGCAGAAGGTCGAGGACGGCGCGAAGTTCGAGTGCACCGCGACCATCGCGGGCAAGCCGCAGCAGATCGCGATCACGGTGAAGGGTGACGGCGGGAACTACGAGGTTTCCCCGCCCGCCACGAAGTAG
- a CDS encoding DEAD/DEAH box helicase → MASSPSQSPAEAYAASARRGKYPQLTRFAAEASFEFDEFQIRGCEALEGGHGVLVCAPTGAGKTVVGEFAVHLALAEGRKCFYTTPIKALSNQKYGDLVARYGADAVGLLTGDTSINGNAQVVVMTTEVLRNMLYAGSSTITDLGYVVMDEVHYLADRFRGAVWEEVILHLPEHVRVVGLSATVSNAEEFGEWLVEVRGDTTVVVDEHRPVPLWQHMLVGNRLLDLFAGEDVHAPGAELRINPTLLRRTEEIGRQYAPAGFHGPRGSRRGSSRMPRFRPPSRVEVVEQLDRAGLLPAIVFIFSRAGCDAAVAQCVRSGLRLNGPGEVEEIRRIIDARTSELPEGDLGVLGYWEWREALERGIAGHHAGLLPAFKETVEELFVRGLVKAVFATETLALGINMPARTVVLERLVKYNGEAHVDLTPGEYTQLTGRAGRRGIDVEGHAVVAWQPGVDPKQVAGLASTRTYPLRSSFRPGYNMAVNLVAQVGAAEARELLEQSFAQFQADRSVVGTARRIERNKEALKGYTAAVTGDFAETLEYVELRSKISAREKALSRQNTAVRRAGTAESLEKLRKGDVIAVPAGRRAGLAVVVDPGLDPIREPRPIVVTEDRWSGPLSVADFPAPVEALGRIKLPKHIELRSPKTRRDIASTLRNAGISLPGRQKQRSGANEDGELAALRRALRAHPCHGLAEREANLRWVERYERLAAETQQLERKVAATTHSLARAFDRILALLGERGYLGPESAGDGEDRVTEHGRRLTRLYSESDLLAAECIRHGVWRGLGPAELAAVVSTLVFEARRDTAGEPRLPGGAVPEAWQETVKLWVDLTEDERRHRLDRTREPDAGFAWPVYRWARGESLEKVLTAAEANGQELSAGDFVRWSRQVIDLLDQIRDVLGKGDPVGAAAAEALKALRRGVVAAGAA, encoded by the coding sequence GTGGCCAGTAGCCCTTCTCAGTCCCCGGCCGAGGCCTATGCGGCCTCCGCGCGTCGCGGGAAGTACCCCCAGCTGACGCGCTTCGCCGCGGAAGCGTCCTTCGAGTTCGACGAGTTCCAGATCCGCGGGTGCGAGGCCCTCGAGGGCGGTCACGGCGTGCTCGTGTGCGCGCCGACCGGGGCGGGGAAGACCGTCGTCGGCGAGTTCGCCGTGCACCTGGCGCTGGCCGAAGGCCGCAAGTGCTTCTACACCACGCCGATCAAGGCGCTGTCGAACCAGAAGTACGGCGACCTCGTCGCCCGGTACGGCGCGGACGCCGTCGGCCTGCTGACCGGGGACACCTCGATCAACGGCAACGCGCAGGTGGTCGTGATGACCACCGAGGTGCTGCGCAACATGCTCTACGCCGGGTCCTCGACGATCACCGACCTCGGTTACGTGGTCATGGACGAGGTCCACTACCTGGCCGACCGGTTCCGCGGGGCGGTGTGGGAAGAGGTGATCCTGCACCTGCCCGAGCACGTCCGCGTGGTCGGGCTGTCGGCCACCGTCAGCAACGCCGAGGAGTTCGGCGAGTGGCTGGTCGAGGTCCGCGGTGACACGACCGTCGTCGTCGACGAGCACCGGCCGGTGCCGTTGTGGCAGCACATGCTGGTCGGGAACCGGCTGCTCGACCTGTTCGCCGGCGAGGACGTCCACGCGCCGGGGGCCGAGCTGCGGATCAACCCGACCCTGCTGCGCCGCACCGAGGAGATCGGCCGCCAGTACGCGCCCGCCGGGTTCCACGGGCCGCGCGGGTCCCGGCGGGGCTCGTCGCGGATGCCGCGGTTCCGGCCGCCGTCGAGGGTGGAGGTCGTCGAGCAGCTGGATCGCGCGGGGCTGCTGCCGGCGATCGTGTTCATCTTTTCGCGCGCCGGCTGCGACGCCGCGGTCGCGCAGTGCGTCCGGTCGGGGCTGCGGCTCAACGGGCCGGGCGAGGTCGAGGAGATCCGCCGGATCATCGACGCGCGCACGTCCGAGCTTCCCGAGGGCGACCTGGGCGTGCTCGGGTACTGGGAGTGGCGGGAGGCGCTCGAACGCGGCATCGCGGGGCACCACGCCGGGTTGTTGCCGGCGTTCAAGGAGACGGTCGAGGAGCTGTTCGTCCGGGGCCTGGTGAAGGCGGTATTCGCGACGGAGACCCTCGCGCTCGGGATCAACATGCCGGCTCGCACGGTCGTGCTCGAACGGCTGGTCAAGTACAACGGCGAGGCGCACGTCGACCTGACGCCGGGGGAGTACACCCAGCTGACCGGGCGGGCCGGGCGGCGCGGGATCGACGTCGAGGGTCACGCCGTCGTCGCGTGGCAGCCGGGGGTCGATCCGAAGCAGGTCGCCGGGCTCGCTTCGACGCGGACCTACCCGCTGCGGTCGTCGTTCCGGCCCGGCTACAACATGGCGGTGAACCTGGTCGCCCAGGTCGGTGCGGCGGAGGCGCGTGAGCTGCTGGAACAGTCGTTCGCGCAGTTCCAGGCCGACCGGTCGGTGGTCGGCACGGCGCGGCGGATCGAGCGGAACAAGGAAGCCCTGAAGGGCTACACGGCCGCGGTGACCGGGGACTTCGCGGAGACGCTCGAGTACGTGGAGCTGCGCTCGAAGATTTCGGCGCGGGAGAAGGCGTTGTCGCGGCAGAACACCGCCGTGCGCCGCGCGGGGACGGCCGAGTCGCTGGAGAAGCTCCGCAAGGGCGACGTGATCGCGGTGCCGGCGGGCCGGCGGGCGGGGCTGGCCGTCGTCGTCGACCCGGGGCTCGACCCGATCCGGGAGCCGCGACCGATCGTGGTGACCGAGGACCGGTGGTCGGGGCCGCTGTCGGTGGCCGACTTCCCGGCGCCGGTGGAGGCGCTGGGGCGGATCAAGCTGCCCAAGCACATCGAGCTGCGGTCGCCGAAGACGCGCCGGGACATCGCTTCGACACTGCGCAACGCCGGGATTTCGTTGCCGGGCCGGCAGAAGCAGCGATCCGGGGCGAACGAGGACGGCGAGCTGGCGGCGTTGCGGCGGGCCCTGCGGGCGCACCCGTGCCACGGGCTGGCCGAGCGCGAAGCGAACCTGCGCTGGGTCGAGCGGTACGAGCGGCTGGCGGCGGAGACGCAGCAGCTGGAGCGGAAGGTCGCGGCGACGACCCACTCGCTGGCGCGGGCGTTCGACCGGATCCTGGCGCTGCTCGGTGAGCGCGGCTATCTGGGGCCGGAGTCGGCGGGTGACGGCGAGGACCGCGTCACCGAGCACGGCCGGCGCCTGACCCGGCTCTACAGCGAGTCCGATCTGCTGGCGGCGGAGTGCATCCGGCACGGCGTGTGGCGCGGGCTCGGGCCGGCCGAGCTGGCCGCGGTCGTGTCGACGCTGGTCTTCGAGGCCCGCCGGGACACCGCGGGGGAGCCGCGGCTGCCCGGCGGGGCGGTGCCCGAGGCGTGGCAGGAGACGGTGAAGCTGTGGGTGGACCTCACCGAGGACGAGCGGCGGCACCGGCTCGACCGCACCCGGGAGCCGGACGCGGGGTTCGCGTGGCCGGTCTACCGCTGGGCGCGCGGCGAGTCGCTGGAGAAGGTGCTCACGGCGGCCGAGGCCAACGGCCAGGAGCTGTCGGCGGGTGACTTCGTGCGCTGGTCGCGCCAGGTGATCGACCTGCTCGACCAGATCCGCGACGTGCTCGGCAAGGGCGATCCGGTGGGTGCGGCGGCGGCCGAGGCGCTGAAGGCGCTGCGGCGGGGTGTCGTCGCCGCCGGTGCCGCGTGA
- a CDS encoding diacylglycerol/lipid kinase family protein: MGIHAALAVHPASGHGAAARIADTVAERLRVAVDRLDVLVANSVEESRELMRTSHDAGLDVLVVLGGDGAAHQGVQFCANHDVALGLVPAGTGNDFARALGVPGEPLPAVDALVAALRSGARRRIDLGRAGETWFATVLCAGFDASVNERANRMRWPSGPRRYDVAILAELAAFRSRPVVVDTGTERLELDATLVAVGNTRFYGGGVPICPTADPEDGVFDVTVVGDVTRRGLIRMLPGLRTGKHLTHPAVRTLRARSVSLTGNSWPAYADGEPQGTVPVTVSCVPGALTVLA; encoded by the coding sequence GTGGGGATCCACGCCGCGCTCGCCGTGCACCCGGCTTCGGGGCACGGCGCGGCCGCCCGCATCGCGGACACCGTCGCCGAGCGGCTGCGCGTCGCCGTCGACCGCCTCGACGTGCTGGTCGCCAACTCCGTCGAGGAGTCCCGCGAGCTGATGCGGACCTCCCACGACGCCGGCCTCGACGTCCTGGTCGTCCTCGGCGGCGACGGCGCCGCGCACCAGGGCGTCCAGTTCTGCGCGAACCACGACGTCGCCCTCGGCCTGGTCCCGGCGGGCACCGGCAACGACTTCGCCCGCGCCCTCGGCGTCCCCGGCGAGCCGCTGCCCGCGGTCGACGCGCTGGTGGCGGCCTTGCGCTCGGGCGCCCGGCGCCGCATCGACCTCGGCCGGGCCGGCGAGACGTGGTTCGCGACGGTGCTGTGCGCGGGTTTCGACGCGAGCGTCAACGAACGCGCCAACCGGATGCGCTGGCCGTCCGGCCCCCGCCGCTACGACGTCGCGATCCTCGCCGAGCTGGCGGCGTTCCGCTCCCGGCCGGTAGTGGTCGACACCGGCACCGAACGCCTCGAGCTCGACGCGACCCTGGTGGCCGTCGGCAACACCCGCTTCTACGGCGGTGGCGTCCCGATCTGCCCGACGGCGGACCCCGAGGACGGCGTCTTCGACGTGACGGTGGTGGGCGACGTGACCCGCCGCGGCCTCATCCGCATGCTGCCGGGCCTGCGCACGGGCAAGCACCTCACCCACCCGGCCGTCCGCACACTCCGCGCCCGGTCGGTCTCCCTGACGGGCAACAGCTGGCCGGCCTACGCCGACGGCGAGCCGCAGGGGACCGTGCCGGTGACGGTCAGCTGCGTCCCCGGCGCGCTGACCGTCCTGGCCTAA
- the tatC gene encoding twin-arginine translocase subunit TatC, which produces MAEPASGNGTSRRSKRRKRSRRKNPDGTMTLIEHIYEFRRRLGFALLAVVIGGIVGFFWFSTKVGPIPSLGEIVKDPYCAIPPDRRLNGYQGCQLLQTVPFEAFMIQLKVGLAAGAVLFSPLWLYQVWAFIAPGLYSKERKYALTFVGFASVLFAGGAVLAYLLFPHALQLLMGFGQEEFITALTADKYISFMLSLLIIFGISFELPLLVVMLNRVGVVKYRQLKRWRRGIVFALFVFAAFVTPGSDPFSMLGLAGALTVLFELSIQLARLHDRKKDRERSDEGWDQLDDDEAAPFSYTPSTIDDEPAAPTASGGRSATDDIT; this is translated from the coding sequence GTGGCGGAACCCGCCTCCGGAAACGGCACCAGCCGCCGGTCGAAGCGGCGCAAGCGCAGCCGCCGCAAGAACCCCGACGGCACGATGACGCTCATCGAGCACATCTACGAGTTCCGCCGCCGCCTCGGCTTCGCGTTGCTCGCCGTCGTCATCGGCGGAATCGTCGGCTTCTTCTGGTTCAGCACCAAGGTGGGCCCGATCCCGTCGCTCGGCGAGATCGTCAAGGACCCCTACTGCGCCATCCCGCCGGATCGCCGCCTCAACGGCTACCAGGGCTGCCAGCTGCTGCAGACCGTGCCGTTCGAAGCGTTCATGATCCAGCTCAAGGTCGGCCTGGCCGCCGGCGCCGTGCTGTTCTCGCCGCTCTGGCTGTACCAGGTGTGGGCGTTCATCGCGCCCGGCCTGTACTCGAAGGAGCGCAAGTACGCGCTGACCTTCGTCGGCTTCGCGTCGGTCCTGTTCGCCGGCGGCGCGGTGCTCGCGTACCTGCTCTTCCCGCACGCCCTGCAGCTGCTCATGGGCTTCGGCCAGGAAGAGTTCATCACCGCGCTGACCGCGGACAAGTACATCTCGTTCATGCTGTCGCTGCTGATCATCTTCGGGATCAGCTTCGAGCTCCCCCTGCTCGTGGTGATGCTCAACCGCGTCGGCGTGGTCAAGTACCGGCAGCTGAAGCGGTGGCGCCGCGGCATCGTGTTCGCGCTGTTCGTCTTCGCCGCCTTCGTCACCCCGGGCTCGGACCCGTTCTCGATGCTCGGCCTGGCCGGTGCGCTGACGGTGCTGTTCGAGCTGTCGATCCAGCTCGCGCGCCTGCACGACCGCAAGAAGGACCGCGAACGCTCCGACGAGGGCTGGGACCAGCTCGACGACGACGAAGCCGCACCCTTCAGCTACACGCCGAGCACCATCGACGACGAACCGGCCGCTCCGACCGCGTCCGGCGGCCGCTCGGCGACCGACGACATCACCTAG
- the tatA gene encoding Sec-independent protein translocase subunit TatA yields MIILVLLVVLLFGAKRLPDAARSIGKSMKIFKAETKDLAGDKSTSHEDAEPVETKQIPATPAPAAPAAATDQQVADLQRQLDELKKQQADQPQKNAS; encoded by the coding sequence TTGATCATCTTGGTGCTGCTCGTCGTGCTGCTGTTCGGGGCCAAGCGGCTTCCCGATGCGGCCCGGTCGATCGGCAAGTCCATGAAGATCTTCAAGGCCGAGACCAAGGACCTCGCGGGCGACAAGAGCACCTCGCACGAGGACGCCGAGCCGGTCGAGACGAAGCAGATCCCGGCCACTCCCGCCCCGGCGGCCCCCGCCGCCGCGACCGACCAGCAGGTCGCCGACCTGCAGCGGCAGCTCGACGAGCTGAAGAAGCAGCAGGCCGACCAGCCGCAGAAGAACGCCAGCTGA
- a CDS encoding bacteriophage holin — protein MPYLPTVVLAAIGLLLLVVLLVRTAKVLRGFKQTASMVATNTQDRAGLIRARSAALRVAFAERRRKPENQ, from the coding sequence GTGCCGTACCTGCCCACCGTCGTGCTCGCCGCGATCGGCCTGCTGCTGCTCGTCGTCCTGCTGGTGCGGACCGCCAAGGTCTTGCGTGGTTTCAAGCAGACCGCAAGCATGGTGGCTACGAACACCCAGGACCGGGCGGGGCTCATCCGCGCCCGGTCGGCCGCGCTGCGCGTCGCCTTCGCGGAGCGCCGCCGGAAACCGGAAAACCAGTAA
- a CDS encoding helix-turn-helix transcriptional regulator — MSGSTDRMPRLLALVPYLLARPGVRVDDAAHDFDVTPKQLRKDLELLWMCGLPGYGPGDLIDLSFEGDTIVVTHDAGMNRPLRLTGGEATALLVALRALAETPGVLDGDAVRRSIAKIESAAGQAQPAGVVVGGGVREGKKTARTREEVARALRDGRALRIRYYTASKDQITERTVDPMRLLIVQAVGYLEAWCRRAEGVRLFRLDRIDDLTVLDEPSRPPAHAHPTDISEGVFRERPDQREAVLVLDQDARWVAEYYPCEELDELDGGRLRIRMRYADQSWMVRLVLGLGGEALVESPADLAADVGRRAADAVARARHLPSTCDH, encoded by the coding sequence GTGAGCGGGTCGACCGACCGGATGCCGCGGCTGCTCGCCCTGGTGCCGTACCTGCTGGCGCGTCCCGGCGTCCGCGTCGACGACGCGGCCCACGACTTCGACGTCACGCCGAAGCAGCTGCGCAAGGACCTCGAGCTGCTGTGGATGTGCGGGCTGCCCGGCTACGGGCCCGGCGACCTGATCGACCTGTCCTTCGAGGGCGACACCATCGTCGTGACCCACGACGCCGGGATGAACCGGCCGCTGCGGCTCACCGGCGGTGAGGCGACCGCGCTGCTGGTCGCGCTGCGGGCGCTGGCCGAGACGCCGGGCGTGCTCGACGGCGACGCCGTCCGCCGCTCCATCGCCAAGATCGAGTCCGCGGCCGGGCAGGCCCAGCCGGCCGGCGTGGTCGTCGGCGGCGGGGTGCGCGAGGGCAAGAAGACCGCGCGGACCCGCGAGGAGGTCGCCCGGGCGCTGCGGGACGGGCGGGCGCTGCGGATCCGCTACTACACCGCGTCCAAGGACCAGATCACCGAGCGCACGGTCGACCCGATGCGGCTGCTGATCGTCCAGGCGGTCGGCTACCTCGAAGCCTGGTGCCGCCGCGCCGAGGGCGTCCGGCTGTTCCGGCTCGACCGGATCGACGACCTGACGGTCCTCGACGAGCCGTCGCGCCCGCCCGCGCACGCCCACCCCACCGACATTTCCGAAGGTGTCTTCCGCGAGCGTCCCGACCAGCGGGAGGCCGTGCTGGTCCTCGACCAGGACGCACGCTGGGTAGCCGAGTACTACCCGTGCGAGGAGCTCGACGAGCTCGACGGCGGCCGCCTGCGGATCCGGATGCGCTACGCCGACCAGTCCTGGATGGTGCGCCTCGTGCTGGGCTTGGGCGGAGAAGCGCTGGTCGAGAGTCCGGCCGACCTCGCGGCGGACGTCGGACGCCGCGCGGCCGACGCGGTGGCCCGAGCCCGTCACCTTCCGTCAACCTGCGACCACTAG
- a CDS encoding helix-turn-helix transcriptional regulator, with amino-acid sequence MSTARAERLVNLVLALLSTRQYLTAERIRGIVPGYGDAASDDAYFRMFERDKTELRELGIPLETGRNSAFDAIEGYRIARRDYELGEIDLAPDEAAAVALASRLWDSPELTGQAQGALVKLRAAGLEVDDQAPTVVEPRVRAEPAFGPLLAAVQNGQAVRFEYRRSGSPERIMRTLEPWGVVSWKARWYVVGHDRDRGATRCFRLSRVTGQVRPVGKPGAVQRPDGVNLLKLVSVTSDAEPAPVTTARLWVADGRAAGVRRRGTVIGRCAIDGEEGDLVEIGLYFPESAADWITAQGPDVVVLEPDVLAKTVQDRLEAVVARQGSGR; translated from the coding sequence GTGTCCACCGCACGCGCCGAACGGCTGGTAAACCTGGTGCTGGCCCTCCTGTCCACCCGGCAGTACCTCACTGCCGAGCGGATCCGCGGCATCGTGCCCGGATACGGCGACGCGGCCAGCGACGACGCCTACTTCCGGATGTTCGAGCGGGACAAGACCGAGCTGCGCGAGCTCGGCATCCCGCTGGAGACCGGCCGCAACTCCGCCTTCGACGCCATCGAGGGCTACCGCATCGCCCGCCGCGACTACGAGCTCGGCGAGATCGACCTCGCCCCCGACGAAGCCGCCGCCGTCGCGCTCGCGTCCCGGCTGTGGGACTCCCCGGAGCTGACCGGGCAGGCGCAGGGCGCGCTGGTCAAGCTGCGCGCCGCCGGTCTCGAGGTCGACGACCAGGCGCCCACCGTCGTCGAGCCGCGCGTGCGCGCCGAACCGGCGTTCGGGCCGCTGCTCGCCGCGGTGCAGAACGGCCAGGCCGTCCGCTTCGAGTACCGCCGCAGCGGCTCGCCGGAACGCATCATGCGCACCCTGGAGCCGTGGGGCGTGGTGTCGTGGAAGGCTCGCTGGTACGTCGTCGGGCACGACCGCGACCGCGGCGCCACCCGCTGCTTCCGCCTCTCCCGCGTCACCGGCCAGGTGCGGCCGGTCGGCAAGCCCGGCGCGGTGCAGCGCCCGGACGGCGTCAACCTGCTCAAGCTGGTGTCGGTCACGAGTGACGCCGAACCGGCGCCGGTGACCACCGCGCGGCTGTGGGTCGCCGACGGCCGCGCCGCCGGGGTCCGCCGCCGCGGCACCGTCATCGGCCGGTGCGCGATCGACGGCGAAGAGGGCGACCTCGTCGAGATCGGGCTCTACTTCCCGGAGTCGGCGGCCGACTGGATCACCGCGCAGGGCCCCGACGTCGTCGTGCTCGAACCCGACGTGCTGGCCAAGACCGTCCAGGACCGGCTCGAAGCCGTCGTGGCCCGGCAGGGGAGCGGCCGGTGA
- a CDS encoding winged helix-turn-helix transcriptional regulator, translated as MPTRTAEQRRQAEKAAYDAYLAACPTRKLLDEIAGKWVSLVLVALGDGSQRYSDLSRRIAGVSQKMLTQTLRVLERDGLVRREVTPSVPVRVDYSLTPLGESLRALMAGFKDWAETNFDAVSTARTDYDARTPDLTIGPGGAG; from the coding sequence GTGCCCACGCGCACGGCGGAACAGCGACGGCAGGCCGAAAAAGCCGCCTACGACGCCTATCTCGCGGCCTGCCCCACCCGGAAGCTCCTCGACGAGATCGCGGGCAAGTGGGTCAGCCTGGTCCTCGTCGCGCTCGGTGACGGCTCGCAGCGCTACAGCGACCTTTCGCGGCGCATCGCCGGGGTCAGCCAGAAGATGCTCACCCAGACCCTGCGGGTGCTCGAACGCGACGGTCTCGTGCGCCGCGAGGTGACCCCGTCGGTGCCCGTCCGCGTCGACTATTCCCTTACGCCGCTGGGGGAAAGCCTCCGCGCGCTGATGGCCGGCTTCAAGGACTGGGCCGAGACGAACTTCGACGCCGTGAGCACCGCCAGGACCGACTACGACGCGCGCACCCCGGACCTCACGATCGGGCCGGGCGGCGCGGGCTAG
- a CDS encoding NADP-dependent oxidoreductase, which yields MRAIVVRRFGGPEVLETVEVPVPEPGPGQVRIRVAAAAVNPVDLATRAGILTEAGVIPPREVLGLGWDVAGVVEAGSGFRVGDAVIGLRDRIALPLGAYAEYLVLDSSAVAPAPAGVSAVEAATLPLNALTAAQALDLAETTGTVLVTGAAGAVGGYAVTLAHARGLRVVAVASAADEVLVRGFGADEFVPRGPSLGERVRALVPGGVDAALDTALLGLEALDAVRGGGEFVAFAAGATPIPLRGIRLRHVWIRADGGRLAELAATLPPRVADVLPLSEAAVAHERLAAGGLRGRLVLTP from the coding sequence ATGCGTGCGATCGTGGTCCGGCGGTTCGGGGGTCCCGAGGTGCTGGAAACGGTGGAAGTACCGGTGCCGGAGCCCGGCCCGGGCCAAGTGCGGATCCGGGTGGCGGCGGCCGCGGTAAACCCGGTGGATCTCGCGACCCGCGCCGGGATCCTGACCGAGGCCGGGGTGATCCCGCCGCGGGAGGTGCTCGGGCTGGGGTGGGACGTCGCCGGTGTGGTCGAGGCGGGCTCCGGGTTCCGGGTGGGCGACGCCGTGATCGGCCTGCGCGACCGCATCGCCCTCCCCCTCGGCGCCTACGCCGAGTACCTCGTCCTCGACTCCTCCGCCGTCGCCCCCGCACCCGCCGGCGTCTCCGCCGTCGAAGCGGCCACCCTCCCCCTCAACGCCCTGACCGCCGCCCAGGCCCTGGATCTGGCGGAGACCACCGGAACGGTGCTGGTGACCGGCGCGGCGGGCGCGGTCGGCGGGTACGCCGTCACCCTGGCCCACGCCCGCGGGCTCCGCGTGGTGGCCGTCGCGTCCGCGGCCGATGAAGTCCTGGTCCGGGGCTTCGGCGCCGACGAGTTCGTGCCGCGCGGGCCGTCGCTCGGCGAACGGGTGCGAGCGCTGGTCCCCGGTGGGGTGGACGCCGCCCTCGACACCGCGCTCCTCGGCCTCGAAGCGCTCGACGCCGTCCGGGGCGGCGGTGAGTTCGTCGCCTTCGCCGCCGGGGCCACGCCGATCCCCCTGCGCGGGATTCGCCTGAGGCACGTCTGGATCCGCGCGGACGGCGGACGGCTCGCCGAGCTGGCCGCCACCTTGCCCCCGCGTGTCGCCGATGTGCTCCCCTTGTCCGAGGCCGCGGTCGCCCACGAACGGCTGGCCGCGGGCGGGTTGCGCGGCCGGCTCGTGCTGACGCCGTGA